The Rhododendron vialii isolate Sample 1 chromosome 6a, ASM3025357v1 genome includes a window with the following:
- the LOC131329911 gene encoding xyloglucan endotransglucosylase protein 7-like has product MSSFFSSALLLVLLFMTSLMAASALRFDRNVEFYWGGQFANVQSGKAVTMSLYNSGGCGFQSYDGFLFGRFDMRIKLVPGNSAGTVTTYYISSSGPYHDEVDMEFLGNVTGQPYILHTNIFSNGVGGREQQFSLWFDPTLKFHKYSFIWNRQLILLLVDNKAVRIFNNNEAIGVPFPNSQAMNVYSSIWCGDSWATEGGRIKTNWADAPFTASFRNLKANACKVSYGSTSCGSSTPLWQPVTLNDTIKKQLARAQNKHMIYNYCTDYARFPQGFPPECYRPQFYQ; this is encoded by the exons atgtCGTCCTTTTTTTCCTCTGCATTGCTTTTGGTTCTATTGTTCATGACAAGTCTAATGGCTGCCTCAGCTTTGAGATTCGACCGAAATGTCGAATTCTACTGGGGCGGTCAATTCGCTAATGTACAAAGCGGCAAAGCTGTCACGATGTCTTTATACAACTCCGGCGGCTGTGGTTTCCAATCCTACGATGGGTTTCTATTCGGAAGGTTCGACATGCGCATCAAGCTTGTTCCTGGCAATTCCGCCGGCACCGTCACCACATACTAT ATATCCTCTTCAGGACCATATCATGATGAGGTCGATATGGAGTTTTTAGGCAATGTGACAGGACAACCATATATACTTCACACCAATATTTTCTCCAACGGCGTAGGCGGCCGGGAACAACAATTTTCTCTGTGGTTCGATCCCACGTTAAAATTCCACAAGTACTCCTTCATTTGGAATCGCCAACTCATCCT TTTGTTGGTGGATAATAAAGCGGTAAGGATATTCAACAATAACGAAGCCATCGGCGTTCCGTTCCCGAATTCGCAAGCGATGAACGTCTACTCGAGCATCTGGTGCGGGGATAGTTGGGCAACGGAAGGCGGGAGAATAAAGACCAATTGGGCGGACGCTCCTTTCACTGCTTCCTTCAGGAATTTGAAAGCGAATGCATGCAAAGTCTCGTACGGATCAACTTCGTGTGGCTCCAGCACTCCGTTATGGCAACCCGTAACGTTGAACGACACAATCAAGAAACAACTCGCCCGGGCGCAGAACAAGCATATGATTTACAATTACTGCACCGACTACGCGCGATTTCCCCAAGGGTTTCCCCCCGAATGCTATCGTCCGCAGTTTTACCAATGA